Within the Scomber scombrus chromosome 4, fScoSco1.1, whole genome shotgun sequence genome, the region ACAACCGATGGAGCGATACTCTCTAGACCATGTAATTATTTTGAAGTGAAAATGTTCAACAGATTTAGTTTGCTGTCATTCAAGTGTGTGATAAAGCGTTTTGGGTGAAACATGAAACACGTTCATTTACTATTCAGGATCTCTTATGATTTATGTATACAGTGGCATGTAGAACAAGTATGTTTCATGCAGACACCAAACAAAGtactttcagtttctttttaaagcaacaaacaCTGAGATTTCATGAATTCATGAATGGAAAATGTTCCCTTCATGTTACATTTTAACACCCACAGTCTCCACTCACCTTCATTTCTCTTGGCATCcgtacattttaaacatttgtgacACATTTAGGGTGTCGCTTTTAAATTTAGTGAGAGGACCAAATTAACAGCTATGACTGAGGATGAATTGATAACAAATAATACATGATCCTGGCACAGAGCATCATACAAATGTAATCAAAGCGTTCCCCTCCTGTTCGAAATGAATCtgtgatgtgttgatgaagatgTTCAGAAGACACtgtgcaacaaaacaaacatttctcctTATCAAACATCGATTTTGTTAATATACAGACATTGCTTCCTGTTTTCCTGGAAAGCTCTAGGATGATGGATTGTGTTTATATGTCATTTCCTTTGTCACTAGATTATCCTACCATAAGTCCGGAGCCAGGACAGAATTGTGACATAAGCACAAAACCGGTGTCGACTTGAATAGCCCATCAAGTACCCTATATGATTTTCCTTCCCAAAATAGAATGactgatttacacacacactgaagtgaTCATACCGTCTCTCTGCCTTTGCGGAGGGGCCACAGAGCCATCGACAGTGACTCCCATTCTGTCAGTCTGTGTCTTATCTACACGCTTGCTGTGTACACATCGACCTTTAAGCACCGAGTGTACAAGCACAGGGTCACCATACCCCACATTATGAGAGCCAATATCCCTTGCTTAACTATACTGTTTTAAACCTTGAGAGCCTCATGCACGCCCACAGCTGACAGTCGGCGGTTGATGTTGCGATATCGACAGCGAAGAAGGTCATGATAAGTGGAGCGCAGGTCCCGATTGAAGAAAGCGTAGATGAAGGGGTTCATTAGGGAGTTGGCGTAGCCTAACCAGAGAATCGTGCGCTCCAGCCAGATGGGCACACAGCTACACTGAACTCCACAGATAAAGGGCCTGGCAGTGGACAGGATGAAGAACGGTAACCAACACACAGAGAAGACCCCCACGATCACCCCCAATGTTGTGGCTGCTTTCTGCTCCCGCTTGAAGATGGAGATGTTTCTGCGTTCACGGTTCAGCAGGCGAGACAGGGCAGCACAGTCCTCTGCCACACCGGGAGGCTTTAGCCCCTGCATTCGCAGCGCCTCATTAGCCACTGTTTCAAGGCGCTCTCGGCGCGAAAGGTCGGTGAAGCGGTGCTTGGCTCCACTCTTGCGGGCTGCCCTGAAGATTTTGTAGTACATGAACAGCATGACCAGCATTGGGATGTAGAAGGCTACGGCTGTGGAATAGATGGTGTAGCCAAAGTCTTGACTAATGAGGCACACACCGGctgtgttgatatttttggcCCAGCCACAGAAAGGTGGCAGGGTGATGGATGCTGACACCAGCCACACTCCCAGGATCATCTTTGCCATCAGCTGACCGTTCTGCCGTGCTGGGTAGGTGAGGGGCCGTGTGATCCCCAGATACCTGTGAGGAAGTGAGACAAAAACTATTACAAACTTCTCAACACTGGCTTCCAGGCAGATTGTCCATTCATTCAGAACATTTGTTCTAAAACCCTTTGACAAACTGCTCAGTACAGTAGCTTCATCATCAGAAAAACAAGGGTGGTTTATTAATCACATGTAATGCACTCAGACACTCTGCTGAAGCACAGAAATCTGCTGCCTGTCCTCATTAAGATGAAACTGCAGTGGCATCAAATACATGTCCAGtcacttaaaatacatttcaatcagaGATCATAAACTCTGTCATTGCCTGGAGGGCCATTAGCTGCTTTTCTTCAGCTTTAGCAGGGAGCTATcagtcaaatcaatcaatcaaatgtgGTTTCAAATAGCAGCTGGAGGTGtcagaaaaacaagacaaagtgAGGTGTGAAAGGCTTGAATTTGTACAAAACTTGGAAAATGGCCACTATTCTAGAAAAGTGATAAGTCTGTGTGCACATGTCAGCATGTTTTGGCTTTATGCCCACAGCCTTCATCAACATCAAATGCGTCATTGATGAAAGCTGTATACTTGAGACTCCAGGCTGTTTTTCTGGTTCCTCTATTGTTAATCATAAGATAAAAAGCTTTTGGGAGCAGTGGCCAATTTGTCTCTTCATTCAACAGTGATGTTATCAACATTGTGGAAATCAAATTCAGCTCATTCAGCCTGGCCTCACTTTATCATCGGCTTGCAGATGTTGAGTTTCTACAAGTCGTGTCCGGtttgaaaatgtgaatttgtCGATACACATTAGCATCTTTTTTTCTACAACACAGTTTTGtgctacaacaacaaaaagcttCTTTGCAAATTCAAAACTGTACTAACTCAAGTTTTCTGTGTGCCACACGCTAGCTAGTTTAAAGATATAGTGTTACACAACCTACTGTAGCCCAGCACCTCTGCTGCAGACTGTAGCATGTTAACATATGACAACACATTGAACAAGTGGTACTGAATCATTTGGAGAGGACAATAAAGCTACTGCAGACGAAAGCAAATGATTATATTTCCCCCGAAAACATCTGACACAGATCTGATGTTCTCTAATCAGCTTTAAAAAGTTCATCAAAAGCcgtcctttttttcctccaaataaAGTTATGTTTTGCATGTATATGGTAGTATGTATAATACAGCAGGCGCCTGCGGCATGTCACCTACATGTGAGTTATATCAGAATTTGTAAGCGTTTCgatgaaaacaaattaaacaccCATCATTTATCTGGGACaggttttcattattttgttgcCCTTGGCAGCTTGGGGTGGATGAGTGGTGGCAGTGAGGACcatgacacataaaaaaacagaaagaaagccAATTACACAATTTTATACATAAACATTGTTTGAGAAGATTCCTCATTTCAGTTAAAACttattttgattttttgtttgtattgccATAACTTTTAAGTGACATCAAAATCTGATAATCATATATTTAAAGCCTCTGCAATATCTTTTTTGTTCCCATTTAAATTCATGTGCCACACAGTATTGCCATTGCCatgcaaacaacacatggaaaaccttagcaacaaccttagcaaccaaggctacgGAATGGATGGCCATTGATGACATGCGCAATGGACATCAACTCGTCAGCAAGATagaaaaacatgcagggcaTGTTGAAGCTCAGGCTTTTGACATGCAGGCAGAACCTCTACATACATGAACCTTatgttttggaactttgaccatgtttggCATAAATATCTGACTTCATAACAgtgtataaataacagaaaacccaaaaaagcataatatgtcctctttaaagaTCCCTTGGCTCAGGTTAGTTGCGCTCAGTGAATATTACATAACAAGAAGTGTTTATTCACCCCAGATCCCTCCAACCACTGCACTGCCTAGCTTACAACTTTCACTTAAAATATACTTAAGCTTTACAGCGAGGACTGAACACATCCAGGCGAGCAATGTCAAATAGATGCACGTCCGACCCTGTGATGGGTACACTCCATGCTGTGGGAATTCTTAGAGATATATAATGGATACCCAGTAATGCAACACTTCTCTGTGAATACATTATTCAGTAATGAGGAAGGTGGTTGTGGTGGTTATTTGGGGGGATGTGGGGGTATTTGTGTGTCAGCTCTCCTCAACCTATGACTCATCTTCAGCCTGTTAGAAGTCAGAGTTGTTTTCAGATGCACTCTCACCGGATTCGAAATTTCACCCtccagtcagagagagagagagagagagacgactGCCAGGTTGGATAAAGCAGTATGCATTTTAACGCTTCATTACACAgctccctgtgtgtgttttagcagGATGAGCTAATGCAAACATCTGTGGCACCTCCTGCTGGTTTTCTCTTGTTTATTTTGACATGGAGAGATTAAACTTTAGCGATCCCTCTGTAGCAATAACAGGATACGGCAAAAATGAAAGCTATGTAAGGAGCATTCATAAAGACACGCACCACCTACAATGACAGAATTCCAAATGATctagtaaaacacacacatgagtAGGCGCGAATTTAGCAATATGATGTGACGCATGCAACATAAATCATTGAGGAATCATTAAACCTGCATTATCTGTGGaaaagcagaaacaagctgttcACCTTATAGCCAGTTATTGCCTGCTTGGCaaaattagcattcatttagagtggtgtgtgtgtgtgtcaaagcaAATGAAATCTAATATTCACTCTGCTTTTAGTGTATTTTACTCTCAACCAATCCCTGAagaaaatatctgtctctttagctgctaaatgctccactagcTTCACCAGATTGTGGCTTAGTTGATCTGTCCattgtttggtgctgggcagcaAACGTGCCTGCTGCTGCCTGAAATGCTAATAAGAGCAGTTATAGTGAACCAAATAGTAAAGTTACAGTTtgtaaaaccaaacaaaatgagctgaaagatgctttAAGGCTCATTTTTAGCTGAGAAGAACTAAATAGTTGAGTGCAAATTTactgtgggttcatcactaccAGTGGCACTTTGCActtaaatgcaaatatttatGAATTTGCACCATATtaaacaaaatgcatatttaCAACCACATGCTCACACCTCAGATGATATGCAATAATCGCCTTCCATAAAACAGCATGGGTTGAGCAGAAATAATGACACACATCCAAATGAGGAGGTTTTTTTTCATACCTCTGGAGGATATGGGATATATCCACAGACGCAGCAGCATCCTGGGATTACCCAGTCAAAGGCAAACACTGTGCCCAAGCTAATGGATATTTCCATTACTTCAACTAGGCTACCAGCTCTGGCACAAGTGAAGTGAAGTATTTTCTGCACTGAAACACTGTAACCCTGGTGCGCAACAGTCGTCAGTCATCTCCAAGAGCCCCTCTCAAGCCTTTTACATCTGAGAGGGGATACACAGTGAAATATTTACCAAGCTGCTTATGGTTTGGTTGGCAGAGTGGTAAATttagaacaggaaaaaaaggaacaaaactaacttttttccccataaaaAGTTCCCATTGGAGAATTCTCATTCATTTATCTTACAGAGCCATGTATAAATACAATGTCATTGCACTTGAGGGCAAATTCAAGATGAAGCCTGTGAACAAGTGAAGTGTTGCCCATTTTAGGTAGGGATCTTTTTCGTTACAGTCTATCTGTGTGAATGAAGTGGGCACAGAGATGCAGACGTCGCCTGGAATCAAACCATTTTTGTTGAAGAACCGTCTCTTCAGGAACTGAGCGGTGCGACATCGCTGCTTTTTAACCAACAGTCACTAGTGTGCATTTAGTGCTTTCATGCTCTGTTTGTCTTACATAAAATGAATGAGAGTGGGAAATCTGAAAACTCCCCATTGTTCACTCAATATTCAGTGCAACCATttgttgtttgaaaaaaaaataaaaacgtgCAAAACATAAGACAGAAAGGTTTGTTTTCTTATTGATTTTGACTGAGTTGAAAATGAATAACAAGTGTAAAGTATCACGATTACTTATTTTAAGCTGCTCTAGACTGAAGAGCACCAGATCTTTCTTGTGAGAGTTGTGGGACTTCTCCGACATCAGACAACTACCTCAGTCCTCAAGGAGCACTTCATCTCTCCTGTTCTATTTGAGGAAGCTCAGTATGACAGAAATGTTACTTCTTCTCTTACCAAGCATGTTGCTCAACATGAGCAGAGCTGCCTTAACAATGAAACAAAGGGGCAATCCCTTCTGTTTCATACTACAGTCAGAAGGGagtttaatattgtattttgttgttctgACTTCTGGTCGCGTTAAGAACATCTTATTTATACtcttacataaataaaactgagtcaTCGCTGGGCAGACATACTTTCCCTCACATTTTCTGAACAGACTGCTATCTTAGGTCAGACTGGTGTCAAGTAGTCTGTGAATAATTCTTCTTGTTTTAGCCTACTTTTGGTTTtggtgtgcgtgcgtgcgtgcgtgcatgtgtgcgtgcatgtgtgcgtgcatgcgtgtgtataCTCGGTGGCTAAAGTCACTTCCTTGACTGTGACTACTTGTGTCTGAGCAGACTTTGGACAAGGTGTCTATACatagtgtttctcttctttgtcTGTCTCATGTGCTTGTGAAGAAATGCAGACTTCTATTTTAATCAGTATAGGTGTCTTCACAGCCAGGTTAAACCTATTTATCTTCCAGATTCAACATcagttttaaaatgcatgatCTACAGAAATCTGTAGCACATTACTGATAAATACAGCTTGGACAATAACTAAAACATAAGGACCTTGCACAGCAACTAAACCCGGGGAACTGTAGGAAGTTATAGATATGTCTGACATAAAAAATATCTATAATCtgaaacatttttcaagtcCACTGACAAACAACTTTTTCAGCCCACACAGACAGCACTTCTGACCATCCTTCAAAACGTaacatcctttttttatttcataattgcAGTAACCTTTTTATTTGGTACATGTATCTGAAGGACACACCATGCTTTTGCTCCTCTGACTTTAAGTGTTGACACCTTTATGATGTCGCTTTTACTTCCTCCTAATTGCTGTAAAGCAGTAGTGTGGTTATTTTATGGCCCTCACAGCACAGCACACCACCTGTCCAGCTGGTTTACTGGCTCTCACAGCAATAGAGATGATGGGCAGCTATTAGTGCCACCGTGATAAATGATTCCCCCCTGCAACAGTGAGCGTGTCCATCCATGTCAGAGCAGCGTGTCCTTGAATGACAAAGCAAATACCCCGCAGGCACCACAGAAAAGAGTACAGTAGAATAGAAGGGAAAAGAGATAGAGAAACTAAAGAACTATGCTTGCACACAGAAGATTACAGAACATATCTATCATGTGATTCCTCCAGTTTTGTCGAGCAGATTAAGCACTCCAAAGAAAAACAGCGACTTGCACCTGAACACTGGAAACGACACAAAAGGAGCAACACAAACAGCACTTGATTCCAAACTGAGCAAAGAGAAAACTCACCAGTAAGTTTTATGAGATATACACACAATCTGAATTGCAGATTACACACTTTTGACATGGCTTGTGTGGGCAAAAAGTAGGAAACAACATCCTGCagtcaaacaataaaaactctGTCACACTGAATCATGAATATGTATAAAGTGCCTTAAATTACagtacagttacagtaacatttcaacaaaatttcaacattttgggtAATAAGCATCTCAAAATGTGTATTCAGAAGAGTGACTTAACCCCTGTAAAACcataaaaccacatttttataCTTCAACTTGGTGCTAGTAAGCGGATTTGTTATCTTTAGTCTTATCTTTAGAATCAGGCTTGTTGTTATCCAACCTTTATGTTCAACTAAGTTAATAACCTGCTGTCTGTAGCTTCATATTGACCATACAAATAAAAGAGCAGTATAAAtattttcatctaactctcaggAAGAGAGCAAAGGGCTCACACAAATTtacacaaaaatgcacaaatttcGTCATAGAGCTCCTTtcagaaaaacatctttattttacagtttggtTTGAATAGAGCTAAAACATGGAGCCATCTATTTAAACTGCCTGCTTCTTTTATTGTGCTTTGATAGAATAGAAAATCTTAACTCAAGGTCTGCTTACTTTTACACTAAGTTAAGATGGTTTTGTCGAACTACTTTTTCCAAGGTCTGTATATTCTTTAGTCGTGTTAGCGCTCACATTCACTGCAGTTGGCATTGCATTCACACACTTGTAAATGTCACGTTCTGCAAGATGAAAGCACACCACAAACTAGCCCAGACCATCATGTTTCCTGATTTAAGCTACTGCTGCATCTATTCTCtatcgctgctgctgctgttgctgttgctgatgAAGATGATTGCTGTTTCTGTTCAGCGCAGCAGTCGCTAACATCCCTGCCTTTATACACTGCTCTAATGCATTGTAAAGCTGAGTACAGTACATGCATGtgcagtttattttaagtttaagaGGAAAAGCTAGCGACAATTCCCTGAACACACATTATTTAACATTGTACTCTTCTCTTTACAGCTCACTCTTCGGACTCCCTGTCCCAGCGGACTCTGACAACATCATCTGGCCCTGAGCTTTCACTAGTATCTTGACCTTTTCATTCTGATAATAGCAGCCTAAGAGAGCATCTCTCTGCTCTCCCAGTCCTCAAGGTAATTTGAGAGCACTCAAACAAATCTCTTGATCTGTGATCCATAGCTTGTTGGCCAATCTCACATTTATGGACAGCTCAGTTATACGTGGTTCCATTCAAGATGTTTCGCACAGAGTCATCAAACTGAATCACGCAGATTCATCAGACAAATTCAACTAAATTCTGACTGTTCTGGtgtttggttaaggttaggcaaCTAGGCGTCTGGtgtttggttaaggttaggcaaCTAGGCTTGGGCTTTGGTTTCATCATGATTTAATGAGAAGAGAATAAGATAAAATTGCTCCATCATTTGTATTGTCTGTTTATCTGTCCACTGCTCTTGAAATAAGCTTACCAGTCAAAATGTGCCCCTTCTTCAAAGATGTCTCACACACTTagcaaatatttaatttccttcaTATACACCATATATCTTTTTACTATTCTCATCTTCTTCTGGCATGATGCTCAAGTTGTCAACTATTCTGTCTTTGTggacagtgaaagtgaaagacAGCTCTGAGTACTACCAGACAGACCAGCATCCAGGAGCACTGAGGGTAACTGCCTCAAgtattaaacttaaaaatgtgtcagcCAAGCACTTGGGTTTACACCAGGCTATCCGGTGCTATAAATGGTTATGCGTTCTGTAAATCGTATTGAACCACCTCTTTACAGTCGTGTCTCCTTCATCTTTTAGCGCAGGGAGAGGTTGCCTCTGTCAAGGGACCCAGACTGAGATTTCTAGTGATTTACTGTCCTTTCATACATTTGCCAAAGATCACAGTTAGTGTTCTGAAGCAGAAGCAAGTCGGTCACAACCTCAGTTTTCATAGCTTCACCTATAAATAGATGTTAGAGGAATAATGAGATTAGCATCAAATTTGCATATGCACAAcaacaaagtcacatttttttgagCACCACTATTAGCGTTTCATGCACTGCTTCCTGAGTCTGGACTAGAATGTTTTTTAGTAGGATTCACAAGCAAGCTAAGAAGCAAGACCATTTTCTGTGTCACTGGCGTCTACAATAAGAAATCAGTCTGCCTAATCACtaaatttaaattgaatgtcTGAATGGATTCCTGCAtggttgtttcatttcattcactAAAGTCCTATAGTGGAAGGTGAATAAGTATGTGGCAGCGATTCCATCTTCCTGTCTTATTCCTGTCATGATGATGTGAGAGGGTGAGCGAGAAGAGCCCCTCATCTTTTTCAGCTTCCCTTTGGCTCGTCACCAAGTGCCCTCGCTCTCC harbors:
- the htr7c gene encoding LOW QUALITY PROTEIN: 5-hydroxytryptamine receptor 7 (The sequence of the model RefSeq protein was modified relative to this genomic sequence to represent the inferred CDS: substituted 1 base at 1 genomic stop codon), whose amino-acid sequence is MFNTSGIELTFNKKEDFSEVINGTLQLRXNVLVSTSPTTMHNESCEEQLRDFGRPEKIIIGVMLAIITAVTVMGNTLVVIAVCVVKKLRQPSNYLLVSLAVADLSVAIVVMPFVIVTDLTGGKWLFGEVFCNIFIGMDVMCCTASIMTLCVISVDRYLGITRPLTYPARQNGQLMAKMILGVWLVSASITLPPFCGWAKNINTAGVCLISQDFGYTIYSTAVAFYIPMLVMLFMYYKIFRAARKSGAKHRFTDLSRRERLETVANEALRMQGLKPPGVAEDCAALSRLLNRERRNISIFKREQKAATTLGVIVGVFSVCWLPFFILSTARPFICGVQCSCVPIWLERTILWLGYANSLMNPFIYAFFNRDLRSTYHDLLRCRYRNINRRLSAVGVHEALKV